The segment TAATCTTATACTGCacaacatttcagacaaacagCATCTCTTTGGAGAAAATCAGGTGGTGCACCTTTCActcgaaaagttacacagtgcacctttattatgACACATTGGTAGTCTCGGACATATAATCTGATCTGGTTCAGTGCATTTTATAAACACGACCTGTCACATGTTTGGActttttcatgattatttacactgaaGAGTCTCACTGAAGCATCGATGAGTGACACATGTGGATGCAGCAAACACAAATCTActcaaaataaatctaaacttaTTAgagttgacttttttttaaaatcacctttaccctttgctttgttcacTGGTTTGAACTCTTGCCACTTCTTGACCCTGCggctcagctgtgaagtgaaaaccctGTCAGGAGAcgtcatcatgaagctcacagAGATGGACAAGGGTTTACAGCAGAATAGAAAATATatagttgagttatttcactttgtttcttcactacataaatccatatatcttacttcatacactgcccggccaaaaagaagtcaccaccaaaaaaaggtcacacactctaatatttggttgttccgcctttagctttgattacagcttgcgttcgctgtggcattgttttgattttgcttctgcaatgtcacaagatttttttccagatgttgcattgatgatggtggagtctgacgctgcacaaagcttcttcagaacatcccaaagattctaaatggggttaaggtctggactctgtggtggacaatccatgtgtgaaaatgatgtctcatgctcctgaaccactctgtcacaatttgagcctgatgaatcctggcattgtcatcttggaatatgcccgtgtcatcagggaagaacaactccattgatggaataacctggtcattcagtatattcaggtgtcagctgacctcattctttgagcacagactgttgctgaacctagacctgaacaactgcagcaacaccaacatatttgtttagttaaatccaggtggtgacttttttttggccaggcagtgtatcttacgtcatatatttgatgtcttatgaacgtatataaactgtataaagtagtaagcaaacaaaaaacaacaatgaatAAGGAGgcgtgtccaaacatttgactggtcgTGCACATAAACATGTGTACTGTCACATTGGTCACACTGGTCCCTGCTCTTGGTCTGGGAGCGTCGGTCTGGAGCATTTGTGTCTCTGGAGATTGTACTTATGAGCAAAGCTCTTTTTacagactgaacagctgaaaggtctcTCGCCCGTATGAGACCTCATGTGTTTTTTCAGGAAGCTTTTGCGAGCAAAGTCTTTGTCGCAGATGGCGCAGGTGAACAGCAGCTCCCCCGTGTGGACCCTGGTGTGAGTGCGCAGGCGGCTGCTCGTGGAGAAGCTCTCCCCACACACTGAACACCCAAAAGGTCTGTTTTTAGTGTGAATGGTCATGTGGCGCTTCAGACGATTCTCTGTGATGAAATCTTTAGCGCAAACTGGACACCCAAAAGTCTCCCCTCCCGTGTGCGCCCGCATGTGGACTTTGAGGAGGTACTCTGTGGTAAAACCCATGGCACAAACTGAGCAGGTGAATGGCTTCTCTCCGGTGTGTGCCCTCATGTGTGCCTTGAGCGTGATCCCGTACTGAAAATCCTTTGCGCAAACCGAACACCTGAATGgtttttctcctgtgtggatccTCATGTGAGTTCTCAGAGCGCCGTTCTTCTTGAACCCTCTTTCGCAGAAGGGACAGTGGAAAGGCCGTTCAGTGCCATGATTCTTTTCGTGCACTTTGAGTTTTGTGCGGGTGTCGAACTCCTTCCCACACTGAGCGCATTTGTGAAGTTTGCCTCCTGCTCCATTGTCCCTGTGAGCCGGCTCCTGCAGCTGTTTCGTGGGCTTAGTGTGTGTGGGGCGTTCAGGTTTCCAGTCCTCCGAGTCGTCCGTGCCAGAGGAATGTTGTTCACTCTCTGATTCTAAACCCGTGGCCTCTTtatcctctctgtcctcttcatCGTCTCCATGGGACTgtgcctcttcctcctcatcctcatcttCACTCTTGACAATGACATGTAGGATTGGACTTTCCGAGTTTCTCTCCTGtgggatttttatttcttctggtTCTTCTTTAACTTGGatcagtgcagtttgggtctgGTCACCTGCAGggtcagacagagagaaactgTGAGGAACCAACCAACTAGATGGCACCGGAACATCTTTAACTATTACTGTTGTTAAATCAGTTACCCGTTACCTGTTCTGCAAACTGAACTTTTCagggcttttaaccatgttttagtcgtttcttctcattgaccctctgaagttgtttttggagtgattcatgcatgttttagcaATCTTAATTCACTTATTTCAAGAcattttgccaatcaactcCTGTTTTCTCCATCCtcagtacacacccactgtgatgtacacactttgttttccagttttattttccatgatgaatttataagcacttttcacaacttttagagaccagagttttgctgtgatgctAATGcgaacaactagcatactaatgagcacttcctgattctctgacaataaatcaagctataattacatgcagacagaacacagctgacttatATAATATAAGTGTACTGAGGGAGGACACATTTAACCCaaacacatggggaaaaatcaggtgcaggacATTTAAGCGATTAATCGTTACTAACCTCTGTGGTCCAGCTCCTCTTTGAGCTCACGGGAAActctgcaacaaaacacaaagagagGTCAGTGTCAGAGGAGTACTCAatcacatttactcaagtaactttgAAGAAACTACTTTTCTCAGATGTCatacttttatttctacttcagtaatatatgAGTAATatataacagtactcttacttgagtaatatatagtacagtgtaacagcacttttacttgagtaaaagttgtgttcctcttccctctgagtgactctaaagtgacttgaaatgatctgaacgtttgtgtttcttgcagctccttcagatatgatttggtttcatttttgAGTCCGTCCTAGATCAGATATTATGTGCATACAGttcctcttacttgagtactttcttGGAGTATGTTCGGTCTATTCTACTTCCTCAGAGTCTGATTATGTTCTAAGAGCAAAGTGCGCGTGCGCATGCGCAGCATGCAGGCCCAATCCTTGTTTCCTCAAATCGAGCCATCAACACCAGAGCTTCCCTCTGCCCCCAGCTCTGTCCCGCTCTGTCCCGGTCTCGTGTGTTCTCGTGTCCTCCAGTGTGTCCCTGCAGTGTTTTTGTGTAGTAGTGTGATGTATGCAGTCCGCTGGGCGCAGACTTGTGTGCTGAGAGCGTCCTTAGGTTTATACTCTAAACTCACCTGTTGTCCGGCTCCTTTGACTCCCATGGCTCCGGCTCCTCCTTCAGCTTCACTTGTGCCATGTTTCAGTGTGCTCTGTCCGCTTTAAGGCTCCGCTAAagcactcacacagacactaaAGGCGCACGGAGCTAACAGCCGCACAGCAGACACGGAAGTACCGGCCTCTAGCGGCTCCAGCAGCGGCTCCAGcctctctgctgccccctgcagcctctctgctgccccctgctgtcccCTGCTGCTatacagtaaaacatttaaaggaAAAGTCACTGTTTCTGTTTACAAAATTCATGTCTTTATTATTAAGTATTTGTAGCAGCTGCGTTGGCACAGACTGTACAGCTGAATGGTCCCTCTGCCGTGTGCGCCCTTCAGTTGTTATTTACAGCTGCTTTGGCTCTATACTCTTTTAGTTAAACTGAACACCTGTATGGTGTCCTCctaataagaccccatggagacacagggaggacatctgacacacagggaggacatctgacacacagggagggcatctaacaCTTCTAATTTTGAAGgtgaaactgaaaaatattgatGATAACATTCTTTTTATTTGTGGACAGACGGGGACAGGGTGAGCACAGGCTTTTATGGGATTATTTTAGACGTCAGTATCATCCAAACTAAAACGAGTCATGTACTTTATTTGTAGTTATCATATTTATACTTTATAAACAGTGATGGGAAAAGTACTTTGATTTAGTTACAGGGAGGGATTTACCCCctactcctccccctctctccctcgcacccctccctctcaccaggaggttgtgggttagactcctgatctctctgtaaatattattgtttgacGATGTAGTTAGAAAAAGATCCAACAGAGGTCGCCAAAGCCCCACACATGCCAGGCTCTGCTTTTaggctgttactactactacaagtactactacagtaAGTTTACATCTAGGCTATATTAATTGATTGTGATACTAGTATAAAAGAGACCTGTTAGAGCCCTAGTTTAGTActggtgtttagtcctggttcagtcctggtttagtcctggttcagtgctgctCTCTCAGCACACATGGGGGATGTTTTATTGTGCAGAGTCAGTGGATGTTGTGGTTGAGGGTTCTATTCCTGGCGTTTCTTGGAAGTCTCTAAAAGGGCTCACAACAGCAAGACCGGCTCAGAtctggatttaaccaggactaaactaaaccaggactaaaccaggactaaaccaggactaaaccaggactaaaccaggactaaaccaggactaaaccaggacgtgAGAgtccagatttaaaccagaactGATCTGGATGGACTCCAACTGTTCTAGGCCATTTGACAAAAcaactcatcacaaacaaaaataacttcaatattaaagccacattatgaataattttagccaaaaaaaaaaaatcattttcatttattttttcattttattgcactgaaaaaacataaaacacatgtcCTCACTGTGCgcaggctcgcatctccacaaaccttactcTTAATTTCTGGATGTGCTTACATGATCAGTGTTTTTCAGCTCAGGAGCTTTGAGTGGCTCAGACGGTACAGCAGCAAGAACGGGAGGTTTGTTGGTTTGATCCCAGGTCTGAGGACACATATTGTTAtactgttgtgtcattgggcaagactcttTGCGGCCGTGATCtcactgtactgcactgtagGCTCTGAGAGAATGACGCAAACAGGTTCATGTTATTCTTAAGCACTGGTTTCATGTTGGACTGACTCTCCCCTCGTACTCTTTTTACACCACCATCCTCCccttcccccttccctctctcactccctcgttctccctctctctcttttcctgccTCCCTCATCCCTTcttcccatctctccctctctctctctccctctctctctctcaggtcTAAATACATGACAATGCAGtgactcttccctctctccctctctactctctcctctctccctctctcctctctcctctctcctctctccctctctcctccactctctccctctccgtctctcctctcttcctctcttctcagGTCTAAATACATGACAGTGCAgtgcctcctctccctctctccccctcctccacctccccctctccttctctcctccctctctccctctctcctcccactctctctccatacccctctctcctctccctctctccccctctctcctccctctctcctctctctcctccctctctcctctctctcctcccactctctctccatccccctctccctctctccctctactccttctctccccccctctcctccctctccttctccctctctcctccctctctccctctctcctccctctctcctcccactctctctccatacccctctccctctctcctctctctcctcccactctctctccatccccctctccctctctcctctctctccctctctcctctctccctctctcctccctctcctcctccctctctttctcaggTCTAAATACATGACAGTGCAGTGCCTCCTGTTTGAACCGGTCTGCCCACAGTAAACACAGTCCTGACAGTCCAAACTCGGGATAAAAATAGACTTTACTCTGCACACGCACACGCCGC is part of the Periophthalmus magnuspinnatus isolate fPerMag1 chromosome 16, fPerMag1.2.pri, whole genome shotgun sequence genome and harbors:
- the LOC117383557 gene encoding gastrula zinc finger protein xLCGF3.1-like — translated: MAQVKLKEEPEPWESKEPDNRVSRELKEELDHRGDQTQTALIQVKEEPEEIKIPQERNSESPILHVIVKSEDEDEEEEAQSHGDDEEDREDKEATGLESESEQHSSGTDDSEDWKPERPTHTKPTKQLQEPAHRDNGAGGKLHKCAQCGKEFDTRTKLKVHEKNHGTERPFHCPFCERGFKKNGALRTHMRIHTGEKPFRCSVCAKDFQYGITLKAHMRAHTGEKPFTCSVCAMGFTTEYLLKVHMRAHTGGETFGCPVCAKDFITENRLKRHMTIHTKNRPFGCSVCGESFSTSSRLRTHTRVHTGELLFTCAICDKDFARKSFLKKHMRSHTGERPFSCSVCKKSFAHKYNLQRHKCSRPTLPDQEQGPV